A stretch of the Ipomoea triloba cultivar NCNSP0323 chromosome 16, ASM357664v1 genome encodes the following:
- the LOC116007845 gene encoding probable protein phosphatase 2C 55, translated as MVVIMKRKHSSKPSTRVSLQTREDKGLAQRSTTKMVADVFYIPKYNPAKPLGEDSHFIFSEAQTIGVADGVGGWAKKGIDAGAYARELMYNAIQSVRHQRNTVGSVDPMTALDEAYADTDVDGSSTACILTLVDDCAIAVNVGDSGFAVLRGGRTVFRSPPQQTRFNCPVQLGKTRGDPTAAEKFEVKVKPGDIIVMATDGLFDNVYEFELLDLVYGADDKKSPLKKPPMNLARKIARYALKNSLNADFLSPFSEGYRIAGINEHAIGGKYDDITVIVAYIQ; from the coding sequence ATGGTGGTCATAATGAAAAGAAAGCATTCATCAAAGCCTAGTACTAGGGTTTCTCTCCAAACCCGAGAGGACAAGGGCTTGGCCCAGCGGAGCACAACCAAAATGGTCGCTGACGTGTTCTATATACCCAAATACAATCCGGCGAAGCCTCTCGGAGAAGACTCCCACTTTATCTTTTCGGAGGCACAGACGATCGGCGTGGCTGACGGCGTCGGCGGCTGGGCAAAGAAAGGCATTGACGCCGGAGCGTACGCTAGAGAGCTGATGTATAACGCCATCCAATCCGTCCGTCATCAGAGAAACACAGTTGGCAGTGTGGACCCCATGACAGCCCTCGACGAAGCCTACGCGGACACTGACGTGGACGGCTCATCCACGGCGTGTATCTTGACGTTAGTTGACGACTGCGCAATCGCCGTTAACGTAGGCGACAGCGGCTTCGCTGTCCTACGTGGCGGCCGAACCGTCTTCCGCTCCCCGCCTCAGCAGACCCGGTTCAACTGCCCGGTTCAGCTGGGGAAAACGAGAGGCGACCCGACCGCCGCCGAGAAATTCGAGGTGAAGGTGAAACCGGGAGATATCATCGTAATGGCGACGGATGGATTGTTCGACAACGTTTATGAATTCGAGCTTTTAGATTTGGTTTACGGAGCTGACGATAAGAAGAGTCCGCTGAAGAAGCCACCGATGAATTTGGCGAGGAAGATTGCACGGTACGCGCTTAAGAATTCCCTCAACGCAGACTTCCTTTCTCCATTCTCTGAGGGGTATAGGATCGCCGGAATCAACGAGCATGCCATCGGCGGCAAGTACGATGATATAACAGTGATAGTTGCTTATATTCAATAA
- the LOC116007798 gene encoding 12-oxophytodienoate reductase 3-like, translating into MARTSSLDQGSTPSLFSPYKMGRFNLSHRVVLAPCTRCRAINGIPQPALAEYYSQRATQGGFLITEGTMIDPTSAGFPHVPGIFTKEQVQAWKKVVDAAHAKGAIIFCQLWHVGRASHEVYQPGGSAPISSTDKPISKRWRILMPDGSHGIYPKPRAVGVDDIANVVDYYRIAAINAIEAGFDGVEIHGAHGYLIDQFLKDGINDRKDEYGGSLANRCKFIMQVVQAVATAIGADRLGVRISPAIDHLDATDSSPLSLGLAVVERLNNLQVDIRTKLAYLHVTQPRYVAYGQTESGKQGSEEEEARLMLTLRNTYQGTFICSGGYTRQLGIEAIAQGDADLVSYGRLFIANPDLVLRFKLDAPLNKYNRKTFYIQDPVVGYTDYPFLNKESRSNLPFSRL; encoded by the exons ATGGCTAGAACTTCGTCGCTGGATCAAGGCTCAACCCCAAGCCTCTTTTCCCCCTACAAGATGGGCAGGTTCAACCTCTCCCACAG GGTAGTATTGGCTCCATGTACAAGGTGTAGAGCAATAAATGGAATTCCTCAGCCGGCCCTGGCGGAGTACTATTCACAGAGGGCTACCCAAGGTGGATTTCTGATCACTGAGGGGACCATGATTGACCCAACTTCTGCTGG GTTTCCACATGTGCCTGGGATTTTCACAAAGGAGCAAGTGCAGGCATGGAAGAAGGTGGTTGATGCTGCCCATGCTAAGGGTGCTATTATTTTCTGTCAGCTATGGCATGTGGGTCGTGCATCTCATGAAG TGTATCAACCTGGTGGATCCGCGCCTATATCTTCCACGGACAAGCCAATatcaaagaggtggaggatACTGATGCCGGATGGGAGTCATGGTATCTATCCTAAACCACGGGCAGTAGGAGTTGATGATATTGCAAACGTGGTGGACTATTATCGCATTGCAGCTATTAATGCTATTGAAGCag GGTTTGATGGTGTTGAAATCCATGGAGCTCATGGCTATCTCATTGACCAGTTTCTCAAAGACGGGATCAATGACCGTAAGGATGAGTATGGTGGATCTCTTGCAAACCGCTGCAAATTCATTATGCAGGTGGTTCAAGCGGTTGCAACTGCCATTGGTGCTGATCGTCTTGGGGTTAGGATTTCACCAGCAATCGACCATCTTGATGCCACGGACTCTAGCCCGCTCAGCCTAGGCCTGGCAGTTGTTGAAAGACTTAACAATCTACAAGTAGATATCAGAACCAAGCTGGCCTATTTGCATGTGACTCAGCCACGTTATGTAGCCTACGGGCAAACAGAATCGGGCAAACAAGGCAGCGAAGAAGAGGAGGCAAGGCTAATGCTTACTCTGCGGAACACCTATCAGGGGACTTTCATTTGCAGCGGTGGATACACGAGGCAGCTTGGTATTGAGGCTATCGCTCAGGGGGACGCAGACTTGGTGTCATATGGTCGACTTTTCATTGCAAACCCGGACTTGGTCTTGAGATTCAAGCTCGACGCACCCCTCAACAAGTACAATAGGAAAACATTCTATATCCAGGATCCTGTTGTGGGATATACAGATTACCCTTTCCTTAACAAAGAAAGCAGAAGTAACCTACCTTTTTCGCGTCtgtag